Proteins encoded together in one Argiope bruennichi chromosome 1, qqArgBrue1.1, whole genome shotgun sequence window:
- the LOC129963441 gene encoding stromelysin-3-like isoform X2: protein MYLQKYGYMNESSSNSASLISQKAVQTAIMEFQRFSGLPETGELDNTTLNMMNMPRCGVKDNVGHSGSARRKRYALQGSKWRVTDLTYRISKYPRRLKDKQKVDKEIAKAFKVWSDVTNLNFINTDKGRVHIDVRFEEGEHGDGERFDGPGRTLAHAFFPQYGGDAHFDDEEKWTINQYYGTNLFQVAAHEFGHSLGLSHSDVKASLMAPFYRGYEPSFSLDEDDILGIQALYGRPRKEVVAPTPGYKPKPTPDYSDGSPDLCQDASINAATTTEDGRTYVFKGDYYWEVKQTGIADGYPRKISEDWGGLPGNLDAALTWTNGKTFFFKKNEYWRFRNKKMDSGYPKPISVGFEGIPNSIDAAFVWSGNGKTYFFKGSNYWRFDSRSEPPVSSRYPQPISNWEGLPNNIDAALQWVNQKTYFFKGRSYYRFNDRLFSVDKADPAYPRSTSVWWFDCKAQSASNEDMTKASLNGGDRHPIYIGGDDNITSSTQIPVENDYVDADVVDGSEKLDVDLQQSGGDDLSTPSPRNEALDANSAAFSCANLFLSLLLVVVLQAHRRQIL, encoded by the exons ATGTACCTTCAGAAATATGGATACATGAATGAATCGAGTTCCAACTCAGCCTCCCTCATCAGTCAGAAGGCGGTTCAGACGGCGATCATGGAATTCCAGAGATTCTCTGGATTGCCGGAAACAG GAGAACTGGACAACACGACACTTAACATGATGAATATGCCCCGTTGCGGCGTGAAAGACAACGTTGGACATAGCGGGTCTGCCCGGAGGAAGCGATATGCCCTTCAAG GAAGCAAATGGCGCGTGACGGATCTCACTTACAGAATCAGCAAATATCCTCGACGACTGAAGGACAAGCAGAAAGTAGACAAAGAAATCGCCAAAGCATTCAAG GTCTGGAGTGATGTCACCAATCTCAATTTCATCAACACCGACAAAGGACGCGTTCACATCGACGTCCGTTTCGAGGAGGGGGAGCACGGTGATGGAGAACGCTTCGATGGACCCGGAAGAACGCTGGCGCATGCGTTCTTCCCTCAGTATGGCGGTGACGCCCACTTCGATGACGAAGAGAAGTGGACCATCAACCAGTATTACG GTACCAATTTGTTCCAAGTTGCCGCTCACGAATTCGGTCACTCCTTGGGTCTCTCTCATTCCGATGTGAAGGCTTCTTTGATGGCTCCTTTTTACCGCGGATACGAACCTTCATTCAGCTTAGACGAAGATGATATCTTAGGCATACAAGCTTTATAtg GCCGTCCCAGAAAGGAGGTAGTAGCGCCAACTCCTGGTTACAAACCTAAACCAACTCCTGACTACAGCGACGGTTCCCCCGATTTGTGTCAAGATGCATCCATCAATGCCGCTACCACTACCGAAGATGGAAGGACTTACGTTTTCAAAG GTGATTATTACTGGGAGGTGAAGCAGACGGGCATTGCTGACGGCTACCCAAGGAAAATCAGCGAGGACTGGGGAGGCTTGCCCGGCAACTTGGATGCGGCTCTCACCTGGACGAATgggaaaacattcttttttaag AAAAATGAATATTGGAGGTTCCGAAACAAGAAAATGGATTCCGGCTATCCCAAGCCGATTTCTGTCGGGTTCGAGGGAATTCCGAACAGCATCGATGCTGCTTTTGTTTGGAGCGGGAACGGGAAAACTTACTTTTTCAAAG GCTCCAACTACTGGCGCTTCGACAGCCGCAGCGAGCCCCCCGTCAGCTCCCGCTACCCGCAGCCCATCAGCAACTGGGAGGGACTGCCCAACAACATCGACGCGGCCTTGCAGTGGGTCAACCAGAAGACGTACTTCTTCAAGGGAAGGAGCTACTACAGATTCAACGACAGGCTATTCTCG GTTGACAAAGCTGATCCTGCTTACCCTCGCTCTACTTCGGTTTGGTGGTTCGATTGCAAAGCTCAGTCCGCCAGCAACGAAGACATGACCAAGGCTTCCCTCAACGGTGGTGACAGGCATCCCATTTACATCGGCGGGGACGACAACATCACGTCGTCGACTCAAATCCCTGTGGAGAATGACTACGTGGACGCAGATGTTGTCGACGGTTCCGAGAAACTGGACGTCGACCTGCAGCAGAGTGGTGGCGATGACTTGTCGACTCCATCTCCACGGAATGAGGCCCTGGATGCCAATTCCGCAGCCTTCTCTTGCGCAAATCTGTTCCTCTCTTTGCTGCTGGTGGTTGTTCTTCAGGCCCACAGGCGGCAGATCTTatga
- the LOC129963441 gene encoding stromelysin-3-like isoform X1, with the protein MLAMMDLCRFQFHLLRVFAACVIFVHFNSLVSAAPVISSEIQAMMYLQKYGYMNESSSNSASLISQKAVQTAIMEFQRFSGLPETGELDNTTLNMMNMPRCGVKDNVGHSGSARRKRYALQGSKWRVTDLTYRISKYPRRLKDKQKVDKEIAKAFKVWSDVTNLNFINTDKGRVHIDVRFEEGEHGDGERFDGPGRTLAHAFFPQYGGDAHFDDEEKWTINQYYGTNLFQVAAHEFGHSLGLSHSDVKASLMAPFYRGYEPSFSLDEDDILGIQALYGRPRKEVVAPTPGYKPKPTPDYSDGSPDLCQDASINAATTTEDGRTYVFKGDYYWEVKQTGIADGYPRKISEDWGGLPGNLDAALTWTNGKTFFFKKNEYWRFRNKKMDSGYPKPISVGFEGIPNSIDAAFVWSGNGKTYFFKGSNYWRFDSRSEPPVSSRYPQPISNWEGLPNNIDAALQWVNQKTYFFKGRSYYRFNDRLFSVDKADPAYPRSTSVWWFDCKAQSASNEDMTKASLNGGDRHPIYIGGDDNITSSTQIPVENDYVDADVVDGSEKLDVDLQQSGGDDLSTPSPRNEALDANSAAFSCANLFLSLLLVVVLQAHRRQIL; encoded by the exons ATGTACCTTCAGAAATATGGATACATGAATGAATCGAGTTCCAACTCAGCCTCCCTCATCAGTCAGAAGGCGGTTCAGACGGCGATCATGGAATTCCAGAGATTCTCTGGATTGCCGGAAACAG GAGAACTGGACAACACGACACTTAACATGATGAATATGCCCCGTTGCGGCGTGAAAGACAACGTTGGACATAGCGGGTCTGCCCGGAGGAAGCGATATGCCCTTCAAG GAAGCAAATGGCGCGTGACGGATCTCACTTACAGAATCAGCAAATATCCTCGACGACTGAAGGACAAGCAGAAAGTAGACAAAGAAATCGCCAAAGCATTCAAG GTCTGGAGTGATGTCACCAATCTCAATTTCATCAACACCGACAAAGGACGCGTTCACATCGACGTCCGTTTCGAGGAGGGGGAGCACGGTGATGGAGAACGCTTCGATGGACCCGGAAGAACGCTGGCGCATGCGTTCTTCCCTCAGTATGGCGGTGACGCCCACTTCGATGACGAAGAGAAGTGGACCATCAACCAGTATTACG GTACCAATTTGTTCCAAGTTGCCGCTCACGAATTCGGTCACTCCTTGGGTCTCTCTCATTCCGATGTGAAGGCTTCTTTGATGGCTCCTTTTTACCGCGGATACGAACCTTCATTCAGCTTAGACGAAGATGATATCTTAGGCATACAAGCTTTATAtg GCCGTCCCAGAAAGGAGGTAGTAGCGCCAACTCCTGGTTACAAACCTAAACCAACTCCTGACTACAGCGACGGTTCCCCCGATTTGTGTCAAGATGCATCCATCAATGCCGCTACCACTACCGAAGATGGAAGGACTTACGTTTTCAAAG GTGATTATTACTGGGAGGTGAAGCAGACGGGCATTGCTGACGGCTACCCAAGGAAAATCAGCGAGGACTGGGGAGGCTTGCCCGGCAACTTGGATGCGGCTCTCACCTGGACGAATgggaaaacattcttttttaag AAAAATGAATATTGGAGGTTCCGAAACAAGAAAATGGATTCCGGCTATCCCAAGCCGATTTCTGTCGGGTTCGAGGGAATTCCGAACAGCATCGATGCTGCTTTTGTTTGGAGCGGGAACGGGAAAACTTACTTTTTCAAAG GCTCCAACTACTGGCGCTTCGACAGCCGCAGCGAGCCCCCCGTCAGCTCCCGCTACCCGCAGCCCATCAGCAACTGGGAGGGACTGCCCAACAACATCGACGCGGCCTTGCAGTGGGTCAACCAGAAGACGTACTTCTTCAAGGGAAGGAGCTACTACAGATTCAACGACAGGCTATTCTCG GTTGACAAAGCTGATCCTGCTTACCCTCGCTCTACTTCGGTTTGGTGGTTCGATTGCAAAGCTCAGTCCGCCAGCAACGAAGACATGACCAAGGCTTCCCTCAACGGTGGTGACAGGCATCCCATTTACATCGGCGGGGACGACAACATCACGTCGTCGACTCAAATCCCTGTGGAGAATGACTACGTGGACGCAGATGTTGTCGACGGTTCCGAGAAACTGGACGTCGACCTGCAGCAGAGTGGTGGCGATGACTTGTCGACTCCATCTCCACGGAATGAGGCCCTGGATGCCAATTCCGCAGCCTTCTCTTGCGCAAATCTGTTCCTCTCTTTGCTGCTGGTGGTTGTTCTTCAGGCCCACAGGCGGCAGATCTTatga